A single region of the Streptomyces vilmorinianum genome encodes:
- a CDS encoding MarC family protein yields MFDVAVFGSLFLTLFVIMDPPGITPIFLALTSGRPAKVQRRMAWQAVAVAFGVITVFGILGQQILAYLHVSVPALMIAGGLLLLLIALDLLTGKTDEPKQTKDVNVALVPLGMPLLAGPGAIVSVILAVQHADGVGAQVSVWAAIVAMHVVLWLTMRYSLLIIRVIKDGGVVLVTRLAGMMLSAIAVQQIINGVTQVIQGA; encoded by the coding sequence GTGTTCGACGTCGCCGTCTTCGGCTCGCTCTTTCTGACCCTTTTTGTGATCATGGATCCCCCCGGGATCACCCCGATCTTCCTCGCCCTCACCTCCGGCCGCCCCGCCAAGGTCCAGCGGCGGATGGCCTGGCAGGCCGTCGCCGTGGCCTTCGGTGTCATCACCGTCTTCGGGATCCTCGGGCAGCAGATCCTCGCCTACCTCCACGTGTCCGTCCCCGCGCTGATGATCGCCGGCGGTCTCCTCCTGCTGCTCATCGCGCTCGACCTGCTCACCGGCAAGACCGACGAGCCCAAGCAGACCAAGGACGTCAACGTCGCCCTCGTCCCCCTCGGCATGCCGCTGCTCGCCGGGCCGGGCGCCATCGTGTCGGTGATTCTCGCCGTGCAGCACGCCGACGGGGTCGGCGCGCAGGTCTCGGTCTGGGCCGCGATCGTCGCCATGCACGTCGTCCTCTGGCTGACCATGCGGTACTCGCTGCTGATCATCCGTGTCATCAAGGACGGCGGTGTCGTGCTCGTGACCCGGCTCGCCGGCATGATGCTCTCGGCCATCGCCGTGCAGCAGATCATCAACGGCGTCACCCAGGTGATCCAGGGGGCCTAG